A single Brevundimonas sp. M20 DNA region contains:
- a CDS encoding TonB-dependent receptor: protein MQVWFGGREPRVVARGRSILLAGASVICWAVAAPAFAQDAQDAPVVTEDATLDEVVVTGTRRTMQSSIETKRQEATIVDALTADEIGDLPALSVGEAIETITGAASHREKGGASEIAIRGMGPFLGASTFNGREASNGSGDRSVNFNQFPSELINQIKVYKTQQANLIEGGVSGLVELGTLRPLDFNRRRIQIEGKVNYNPYEDRLLNQPSPGYRGTLSFVDQFDLGGLGKLGLSLGFQRNDVTNPEEVYNASSTWVACNATTTQTGNCAEVSRAQAAAGTPFYLVPNSYIFRQIEEDDTRDAWFGAVQWRPNDRLNVNLDYQYSDRSYNERRNELGISEGRYGLTNRVVDENHVLQAVTGNSSIETNSTFKNRSETYEGAGLNIEYFVNESLTLKGDVSWSHTLRNETDRNVRLRSDPLDIYGVRTPMNNQRVPYTMDLRNGPVPTFTIDPRFDITNHDLFSDDARIRRDQSQRDHEIFAGRFDATYEPADGFFTAFDAGVRYSTMTFTDFDNRVEFTQDDRAVDRAANLLCRTAFPQNDFLDSSSSNSIKRWATFDAVCLFEAYSGVPDTGLPIDIRAVENRDVSEDVWAAYGMASFAGMAGDLPFRGNVGLRVVDTQVTSKGLRADLNVVDNGDGTISLVPTGEFDEVVIEHGTTRWLPSLNLTFELKDDLLLRGGLFRAMSRPAPSALGAGRIITVDSGADYSNVADALRNITANGSPRLEPLMSWNADLSLEYYANRDSMFALAVYAKQFTGGFRPVAYDETFVIDGQSVTVPVVQTENSDDESTLLGFEVTGAYRFSSLPAPFDGLGIKVSYSYADLDFENEDVRLGDVIDAATGAVTEGMIPPAGLSGLSKDVLSAQLYYQIGDLDLQAIYKYRSDYYQDFVGGNSQLRYVHGAGTLDLRASYQFGRDTRLQFEAINITDEPRIEDMPVWGSTRGYYAYGSKYYVSMRRRF from the coding sequence ATGCAGGTTTGGTTTGGCGGGCGTGAGCCGCGCGTAGTCGCGCGTGGTCGGTCGATCTTGCTGGCGGGTGCGTCGGTGATCTGTTGGGCGGTCGCCGCACCGGCTTTCGCCCAGGACGCTCAAGACGCCCCCGTCGTCACCGAGGATGCCACTCTCGACGAGGTCGTCGTCACCGGCACCCGGCGCACGATGCAGAGTTCCATAGAGACCAAGCGCCAGGAAGCCACCATCGTGGACGCACTGACGGCTGATGAAATCGGTGATTTGCCGGCCTTGTCGGTGGGGGAAGCGATCGAGACCATCACCGGCGCGGCGTCACACCGCGAGAAGGGCGGCGCCTCCGAAATCGCCATTCGTGGCATGGGGCCGTTCCTGGGAGCCTCCACCTTCAACGGTCGCGAGGCCTCCAACGGCAGCGGCGACCGTTCGGTCAACTTCAACCAGTTCCCCTCCGAGCTGATCAACCAGATCAAGGTCTACAAGACCCAACAGGCGAATCTTATCGAGGGTGGCGTGTCCGGCCTGGTGGAACTCGGCACCCTGCGGCCGCTGGATTTCAACCGTCGTCGCATCCAGATCGAGGGAAAGGTCAACTACAACCCCTATGAGGATCGACTGCTGAACCAGCCTTCCCCGGGCTATCGGGGGACCCTCAGCTTCGTGGATCAGTTCGATCTGGGTGGTCTTGGCAAGCTCGGCCTGTCGCTGGGCTTCCAGCGCAACGACGTCACCAATCCGGAAGAAGTCTACAACGCCAGCTCGACCTGGGTGGCCTGTAACGCCACCACCACCCAGACCGGCAACTGCGCCGAGGTGTCACGCGCCCAGGCCGCGGCCGGCACGCCCTTCTATCTGGTTCCGAACAGCTACATCTTCCGCCAGATCGAAGAAGACGACACCCGCGACGCTTGGTTCGGCGCGGTCCAGTGGCGGCCCAATGATCGCCTGAACGTCAACCTCGACTATCAGTACTCGGATCGCTCCTACAACGAGCGGCGCAACGAACTGGGCATTTCGGAAGGCCGCTACGGCCTGACCAATCGGGTCGTTGACGAGAACCACGTGCTGCAGGCCGTGACCGGCAACAGCTCTATCGAGACCAACTCGACCTTCAAGAACCGTTCCGAGACCTACGAGGGCGCGGGTCTGAACATCGAGTATTTCGTGAACGAGTCCCTGACCCTGAAGGGCGATGTGTCCTGGTCGCACACCTTGCGCAACGAGACCGACCGCAATGTTCGTCTGCGCTCGGACCCGCTGGACATCTACGGCGTCCGCACCCCGATGAACAACCAACGGGTGCCCTACACCATGGATCTGCGCAACGGTCCGGTGCCGACCTTCACCATCGATCCGCGCTTCGACATCACCAACCACGACCTGTTTAGCGACGACGCCCGCATCCGTCGCGACCAGAGCCAACGCGATCACGAGATCTTCGCAGGCCGGTTCGACGCCACCTATGAGCCGGCGGACGGGTTCTTCACCGCCTTTGACGCCGGCGTTCGCTACTCGACGATGACATTCACGGACTTCGACAACCGTGTCGAGTTCACCCAGGATGATCGCGCGGTGGACCGCGCCGCCAACCTGTTGTGCCGTACGGCCTTCCCGCAGAATGACTTCCTGGACAGTTCTTCGTCGAACTCCATCAAACGGTGGGCGACCTTCGACGCCGTCTGTCTGTTCGAGGCCTATTCGGGCGTGCCGGACACCGGCCTGCCGATCGACATCCGCGCCGTCGAGAACCGCGACGTCTCGGAAGACGTCTGGGCCGCCTACGGCATGGCCAGCTTCGCCGGCATGGCCGGCGACCTGCCGTTCCGCGGCAACGTCGGCCTTCGTGTCGTGGACACGCAAGTCACCTCCAAGGGTTTGCGCGCAGATCTGAACGTCGTGGACAACGGCGACGGCACGATCAGCCTGGTCCCGACCGGCGAGTTCGATGAAGTGGTCATCGAGCACGGCACCACGCGCTGGCTACCCAGCCTGAACCTGACCTTCGAGCTGAAGGACGACCTGCTGCTGCGTGGCGGTCTGTTCCGCGCCATGTCGCGTCCGGCGCCGAGCGCCCTGGGCGCGGGGCGGATCATCACCGTCGACAGCGGCGCGGACTATTCGAACGTGGCCGATGCCTTGCGCAATATTACCGCCAACGGCAGCCCGCGCCTTGAGCCGCTGATGTCGTGGAATGCGGACCTGTCGCTGGAATATTACGCCAACCGCGACTCGATGTTTGCCTTGGCGGTGTACGCCAAGCAGTTCACCGGGGGCTTCCGGCCGGTCGCCTATGACGAGACCTTCGTCATCGACGGCCAGTCGGTCACCGTGCCGGTCGTCCAGACCGAGAACAGCGACGACGAAAGCACCCTGCTGGGCTTCGAGGTCACGGGAGCCTACCGCTTCTCCAGCCTGCCGGCGCCGTTCGACGGCCTGGGGATCAAGGTCAGCTACAGCTACGCCGACCTGGACTTCGAGAATGAGGATGTCCGCCTGGGCGATGTCATTGACGCCGCCACGGGGGCGGTCACCGAGGGCATGATCCCGCCCGCCGGCCTTTCGGGCCTGTCCAAGGACGTTCTGTCGGCCCAGCTCTACTACCAGATCG
- a CDS encoding tryptophan 7-halogenase, with product MVVVGAGPAGATAALNLAPTRRTLLVDRWAAPRPRVGESLPGAAHRLMIDMGLWDGFVADGHAPRHVHRGAWGGPEPVERHSLGDPDGHGWHLDRVRFEQRLRATAIVRGAAQAAPARLITLDRDGSGWRMGLAHAGGVTEVWARLVIDASGRSSRLLSGHGARRRMEDRLVCAWVRTAGGALPAGVTQIEAEADGWWYAAPLPGGEALLAFHTDADLPAARAVRTSGGLLARARSLPMLGQLFGSTPDITSDGYCTARGARLEQAAGEGWLACGDAALAFDPLSAQGLFNALYTGLAAAETADRMLEGDAGAGAEYTADVNRVWAAYKAHHAAWYGMEQRWTDRPFWDRRRAATA from the coding sequence GTGGTCGTCGTCGGAGCGGGGCCGGCCGGGGCGACGGCGGCCCTGAACCTCGCGCCGACCCGCCGCACCCTGCTGGTCGACCGCTGGGCCGCGCCCCGTCCCCGGGTGGGTGAGTCTCTCCCGGGAGCCGCCCATCGCCTGATGATCGACATGGGGCTGTGGGACGGCTTCGTCGCCGACGGCCATGCGCCCCGTCATGTCCATCGCGGGGCGTGGGGCGGACCTGAGCCGGTCGAGCGTCACAGTCTGGGCGATCCCGACGGCCATGGCTGGCATCTGGACCGGGTTCGCTTCGAACAGCGTTTGCGAGCGACGGCGATTGTGCGGGGGGCGGCGCAGGCCGCACCGGCCCGGCTGATCACGCTGGATCGTGACGGTTCGGGTTGGCGCATGGGTCTCGCCCATGCAGGGGGTGTGACCGAGGTATGGGCGCGGCTGGTGATCGACGCCTCGGGCCGCTCGTCCCGCCTGCTCTCGGGCCACGGCGCGCGCCGCCGCATGGAAGACCGGTTGGTCTGCGCCTGGGTTCGAACGGCGGGCGGGGCGCTTCCGGCGGGCGTCACCCAGATCGAGGCCGAGGCCGATGGCTGGTGGTACGCGGCGCCCCTGCCGGGCGGCGAGGCCCTGCTGGCGTTCCACACGGACGCCGACCTTCCGGCCGCGCGGGCCGTGCGAACCTCGGGGGGGCTGCTGGCGCGCGCCCGGAGCCTGCCGATGTTGGGGCAGCTGTTCGGATCAACGCCGGACATCACCTCTGACGGTTACTGCACGGCGCGCGGCGCGCGTCTGGAACAGGCGGCGGGGGAGGGGTGGCTCGCCTGCGGTGACGCGGCCCTCGCCTTCGATCCCCTGTCGGCGCAGGGCCTGTTCAACGCCCTCTACACCGGCCTTGCGGCGGCGGAGACGGCGGACCGTATGCTGGAGGGCGATGCCGGAGCGGGCGCGGAGTATACGGCGGATGTGAACCGGGTCTGGGCGGCCTACAAGGCGCATCACGCGGCCTGGTACGGCATGGAGCAGCGCTGGACGGATCGACCGTTCTGGGACCGGCGCCGGGCGGCGACCGCCTGA
- a CDS encoding LodA/GoxA family CTQ-dependent oxidase produces the protein MSDKPIPPCFNCAEDPINRLIEMFVEMGQKKRIRLGQTPAERPVFRKLHGVAHGRLEMLRDIPDDLKVGVFAHDRLTAWMRFSSDTSPTSPDLQSTIGIGLKVFGVPGEKAWGGEGETADFIMQNYPVFFVDDAKTMCEFTYAGVVQGDYPGWLKHHPRTNHILNEMAKVEGSVLTTTYWGILPFGAGQAQAVKYRLDPETPPENVSNDAADYLAADMAARLSHDEYRFRFMVQRRTNPETMPLDEATVEWPEDESPFIQVATLVIPRQDVCARGQAEYGQSLAFNIFRVPPEQAPVPESSIAAVRRAVYAASADTRHEANGQPLRDADQPRAPLKPQTPPDDCIVKAVIHPAIGVARVGNSPDEWFLGPETSHPAPLPEGAYRDRHGRLKRQAARFRVYGVNAEGRIIRELTGADDAEIEWSVELANTKSAWYGFQLAMDIPEAASAPPTTLRNAAISDRSSLAITPGSRSVSGRSAGPEAFDTGEFMGKPVYLGEVSTDEAGRLIVLGGHGVSASCDGTWAITFANNEGWHDDVSDGPVNARVRLGGTDLEVIPAWVVVAPPNYGPQRQSVRTMWDLMRDVAIKAGTLPAPRQPSFTHDILPIFQRLAGLQWVNAGFAAGFGWGGAFDFSTPEAIARLNDRGPAMQEVRRVLANAFRRFDVDSWSPKPWPWLYGDAMTIPPAPTPRQHCTLSDCQLAMLDQWAAGDFRDDYDPEHIPPSGIDQVPLEAQGDVLTKAALDFCLADAFHPGCEMTWPVRNKLMYMQPFRFAHAMTDWIPPQMGEVLTSDALGMPNGPLAAQTPGGITRWMAVPWQTDTASCRSGYDPTYDPYVPAFWPARVPDEVLSRENYDIVMDETRPMSERRAAFANRAAWVDPLGTSSYTDQINNMILHFDHLGVVEVRDGPKDTDAFPDTIEVEDRRRTIKDVIPKNGGQRSLKTTAHEGAVHAGAPGTSRPIDISGIDKFRRFPQGLPVQFE, from the coding sequence ATGAGCGACAAGCCTATTCCGCCGTGCTTCAACTGCGCCGAGGACCCGATCAACCGCCTGATCGAGATGTTCGTCGAGATGGGGCAGAAGAAGCGCATCCGTCTGGGGCAGACCCCGGCCGAACGACCCGTCTTCCGCAAGCTGCATGGCGTCGCCCACGGCCGTCTGGAGATGCTCAGGGACATTCCCGATGACCTGAAGGTCGGGGTGTTCGCGCACGACAGGCTGACCGCGTGGATGCGGTTCTCCAGCGATACCTCCCCCACCTCGCCCGACCTTCAGTCGACCATCGGGATCGGACTGAAGGTCTTCGGCGTCCCCGGCGAGAAGGCCTGGGGCGGCGAGGGCGAGACCGCCGACTTCATCATGCAGAACTACCCGGTCTTCTTTGTCGATGACGCGAAGACGATGTGCGAGTTCACCTACGCGGGCGTGGTGCAGGGCGACTATCCCGGCTGGTTGAAGCATCACCCCCGGACCAACCACATCCTGAACGAGATGGCCAAGGTCGAGGGCAGTGTCCTGACCACGACCTACTGGGGCATCCTGCCCTTCGGCGCCGGTCAGGCGCAGGCGGTCAAATATCGTCTCGACCCGGAAACTCCGCCGGAGAACGTGTCCAACGACGCGGCCGATTATCTGGCCGCCGACATGGCCGCGCGTCTGTCGCACGACGAGTACCGCTTCCGGTTCATGGTCCAGCGCCGGACCAATCCGGAGACCATGCCGCTGGATGAAGCCACGGTTGAATGGCCCGAGGACGAAAGCCCCTTCATCCAGGTGGCGACGCTGGTCATCCCGCGGCAGGACGTCTGCGCGCGCGGTCAGGCCGAGTACGGGCAGTCACTGGCGTTCAATATCTTCCGGGTCCCACCCGAGCAGGCGCCGGTTCCGGAGTCGTCCATCGCGGCTGTCCGCCGCGCCGTCTATGCGGCCAGCGCCGACACCCGGCACGAGGCGAACGGCCAGCCGCTGAGGGACGCCGATCAGCCGCGCGCGCCGCTCAAGCCGCAGACCCCGCCGGACGACTGCATCGTCAAGGCGGTGATTCATCCGGCGATCGGCGTCGCCCGTGTCGGCAACAGCCCGGACGAGTGGTTTCTGGGGCCCGAGACCTCGCATCCCGCACCCCTCCCCGAAGGCGCCTATCGCGACAGGCACGGCCGGTTGAAGCGTCAGGCCGCCCGGTTCCGTGTCTACGGGGTCAACGCCGAGGGGCGGATCATCCGTGAACTGACCGGCGCCGACGACGCCGAGATCGAGTGGTCGGTCGAACTGGCGAACACCAAGTCCGCCTGGTACGGCTTCCAGCTGGCGATGGACATCCCCGAGGCCGCTTCGGCCCCGCCGACGACCCTCCGCAACGCGGCGATTTCGGACCGCTCCAGCCTGGCCATCACGCCCGGATCGCGGTCCGTCTCCGGGCGGAGCGCGGGGCCCGAGGCGTTTGACACTGGCGAGTTCATGGGCAAGCCGGTCTATCTCGGGGAAGTCTCCACCGATGAGGCCGGCCGCCTGATCGTCCTCGGCGGTCACGGCGTTTCGGCGTCCTGCGACGGGACCTGGGCGATCACCTTCGCCAACAATGAAGGCTGGCACGACGACGTGTCTGACGGCCCGGTCAACGCCCGGGTTCGTCTGGGCGGTACGGACCTGGAGGTCATTCCGGCCTGGGTGGTGGTGGCGCCGCCGAACTATGGTCCGCAACGTCAGTCCGTGCGGACCATGTGGGATCTCATGCGCGATGTGGCGATCAAGGCCGGAACGCTTCCGGCGCCGCGTCAGCCCTCCTTCACCCATGACATCCTTCCGATCTTCCAGCGTCTGGCGGGCCTGCAATGGGTCAACGCCGGTTTCGCGGCGGGCTTCGGCTGGGGCGGCGCGTTCGACTTCAGCACGCCCGAAGCGATCGCCCGTCTGAACGACCGGGGACCGGCCATGCAGGAAGTCCGGCGGGTACTCGCCAACGCCTTCCGCCGCTTCGACGTCGATTCATGGTCGCCCAAGCCCTGGCCCTGGCTGTATGGCGACGCCATGACGATCCCCCCGGCGCCGACCCCGCGCCAGCACTGCACGCTCAGCGACTGCCAGCTGGCCATGCTGGACCAGTGGGCGGCCGGCGACTTCCGGGACGACTATGATCCGGAACACATCCCGCCGTCCGGGATCGATCAGGTCCCGCTGGAGGCCCAGGGCGACGTCCTGACCAAGGCCGCGCTCGACTTCTGTCTGGCGGACGCCTTCCATCCCGGCTGCGAGATGACCTGGCCGGTGCGCAACAAGCTGATGTACATGCAGCCGTTCCGCTTCGCCCACGCCATGACGGACTGGATTCCGCCCCAGATGGGCGAGGTGCTGACCAGCGACGCCCTGGGCATGCCGAATGGCCCGCTGGCCGCCCAGACGCCCGGCGGCATCACCCGCTGGATGGCTGTGCCGTGGCAGACCGACACCGCCAGCTGCCGGTCCGGCTACGACCCGACCTATGATCCCTACGTGCCTGCCTTCTGGCCGGCGCGAGTGCCGGATGAGGTTCTCAGCCGCGAGAACTACGACATCGTCATGGATGAAACGCGCCCGATGTCGGAGCGCCGCGCGGCCTTCGCCAACCGCGCCGCCTGGGTCGATCCTCTGGGGACCAGCAGCTACACCGACCAGATCAACAACATGATCCTGCACTTCGACCATCTGGGCGTGGTCGAGGTCCGGGACGGTCCGAAGGATACCGACGCCTTCCCTGACACGATCGAGGTCGAGGACCGGCGCAGGACCATCAAGGACGTCATCCCGAAGAACGGTGGCCAGCGCAGCCTGAAGACCACGGCGCATGAGGGCGCGGTCCACGCCGGCGCGCCGGGCACGTCCCGGCCGATCGACATCTCCGGGATCGACAAGTTCCGCCGCTTCCCGCAGGGCTTGCCGGTCCAGTTCGAGTAG
- a CDS encoding TraB/GumN family protein: protein MTLVSRLTSAVATTSRNALGVAMGLGLAAAVAFQPAQVFAQTAAPTAAPVAAAPRAEGAGPALWVIRDADSTIYLFGTVHVLRPTTGWATDRVDAAFDSADQIWFEISNPDDQAAMVPIIQRLGLAPQTPLSSLLTAEENADLEAAAASVGLPMAQLNMFRPWLAGLTLSVTPLIKAGYDPQSGVELVLKGRAMAAGKPIHGFETLEEQVGIIAGLPDDAQLDFLRSTLKSYDNATVELDRLVNAWAAGDVAGIEQLAVAEMKAESQTVYDAMLTNRNTNWAGQIQTLLDGSGTVFIAVGAAHLAGDDSVQSILERRGVHATRVE, encoded by the coding sequence ATGACCCTCGTGTCCCGCCTTACCTCCGCCGTCGCCACGACCAGCCGCAACGCCCTCGGGGTCGCCATGGGCCTCGGTCTCGCCGCCGCCGTCGCCTTCCAGCCCGCCCAGGTCTTCGCCCAGACCGCTGCCCCGACCGCCGCCCCGGTCGCCGCCGCCCCCCGCGCTGAGGGCGCCGGTCCGGCTCTCTGGGTCATCCGTGACGCGGACTCGACCATCTATCTGTTCGGCACCGTCCACGTTCTGCGCCCGACCACCGGCTGGGCCACGGACCGCGTCGACGCCGCTTTCGACAGCGCCGACCAGATCTGGTTCGAGATCTCCAATCCCGACGATCAGGCCGCGATGGTGCCGATCATCCAGCGCCTCGGCCTGGCGCCCCAGACGCCCCTGTCCAGCCTGCTGACGGCCGAGGAGAACGCCGACCTCGAAGCCGCCGCCGCCTCGGTCGGCCTGCCGATGGCCCAGCTGAACATGTTCCGTCCCTGGCTGGCGGGCCTGACCCTGTCGGTCACCCCGCTGATCAAGGCGGGTTATGACCCGCAATCGGGCGTCGAACTCGTCCTCAAGGGCCGCGCCATGGCCGCCGGCAAGCCGATCCACGGCTTCGAGACGCTGGAGGAACAGGTCGGCATCATCGCGGGCCTGCCGGACGACGCCCAGCTCGACTTCCTGCGCAGCACGCTCAAGAGCTACGACAACGCCACGGTCGAGCTGGACCGACTGGTCAACGCCTGGGCCGCCGGCGACGTCGCCGGGATCGAGCAACTCGCCGTCGCCGAGATGAAGGCGGAAAGCCAGACCGTCTATGACGCCATGCTGACCAACCGGAACACCAACTGGGCCGGCCAGATCCAGACCCTTCTTGACGGCTCGGGCACGGTCTTCATCGCCGTCGGCGCGGCCCACCTCGCGGGCGACGACAGCGTCCAGTCCATCCTCGAACGCCGCGGCGTACACGCCACCCGCGTCGAATAG
- a CDS encoding helix-turn-helix transcriptional regulator, producing the protein MNNRLKVLRAERNWSQADLAEALGVSRQTVNALETGRYDPSLPLAFKIARVFEQPIESIFSE; encoded by the coding sequence ATGAACAATCGTCTCAAGGTCCTGCGCGCCGAGCGCAACTGGAGTCAGGCCGATCTGGCCGAGGCTCTCGGTGTCTCGCGCCAAACCGTCAACGCGCTCGAAACCGGGCGTTACGACCCGTCCCTGCCGCTCGCCTTCAAGATCGCCAGGGTCTTCGAACAACCCATCGAATCCATCTTCTCGGAATAG
- a CDS encoding DNA recombination protein RmuC, whose product MNASLVSLVAAAIVALIALAWALMERRRAAAADARAWDLSQRFAATEARLHLAEDQAATQAELLRAQAAQSARTVAEEMLRRTDETFRNRELLAQQRMDAQLKPVADTLKLFQEQVAALEKTRAEETGGLKEQLAQLMTASTATRDEARKLTEALRGNTGRRGRWGEQTCRNVLEAAGMAGRFDFEEQNSSANDEGRQQRPDFIVRLPGGGMFVIDAKVPLAFDDSADQGDEDARAHARSVRIAASLKTHMRQLASKAYQDQFKPSPDFVALFVPGDAFLAAALDHEPNLLTDAMASRVVIVTPTTLFALCKAVAYGWRAEEQAKNAEDVAKLGKELYKRLSVMGGHAAAVGRALDTAVGKYNQFVGSLESQVMVSARRFEDLQVDHEGKDIAELPPVEQSPRTLSRPELTESDRLSLTRSD is encoded by the coding sequence ATGAACGCTTCGCTCGTGTCCCTCGTCGCCGCCGCCATTGTGGCCCTGATCGCGCTCGCATGGGCCCTGATGGAGCGCCGCCGGGCCGCCGCCGCCGATGCCCGGGCGTGGGATCTGTCCCAGCGCTTCGCCGCCACCGAGGCACGGTTGCATCTGGCCGAGGACCAGGCCGCGACCCAGGCCGAGCTCCTGCGCGCCCAGGCCGCCCAATCGGCCCGGACCGTCGCCGAGGAGATGCTGAGGCGCACCGATGAGACCTTCCGCAACCGCGAGCTTCTGGCCCAGCAGCGGATGGATGCCCAGCTGAAGCCCGTCGCCGACACTCTGAAGCTGTTTCAGGAGCAGGTGGCGGCTCTGGAGAAGACCCGCGCCGAGGAAACCGGCGGGCTCAAGGAGCAGCTGGCCCAGTTGATGACCGCCTCCACCGCCACGCGCGACGAGGCGCGCAAGCTGACCGAGGCGCTGCGGGGCAACACCGGCCGTCGCGGTCGCTGGGGCGAGCAGACCTGCCGCAATGTTCTGGAAGCCGCCGGCATGGCCGGGCGGTTCGACTTCGAGGAGCAGAACTCGTCGGCCAATGACGAGGGCCGTCAGCAGCGCCCCGACTTCATCGTTCGCCTGCCCGGCGGCGGCATGTTCGTCATCGACGCCAAGGTGCCGCTGGCGTTCGACGACAGCGCAGATCAGGGGGACGAGGACGCCCGTGCCCACGCACGCTCGGTCCGCATCGCCGCCAGCCTGAAAACCCACATGCGTCAGCTGGCCTCCAAGGCCTATCAGGATCAGTTCAAGCCCAGTCCGGACTTCGTGGCCCTGTTCGTCCCCGGCGACGCCTTCCTCGCCGCCGCGCTGGATCACGAGCCGAACCTGCTGACCGACGCCATGGCCTCGCGCGTGGTCATCGTCACCCCGACGACCCTGTTTGCCCTGTGCAAGGCGGTCGCCTACGGCTGGCGCGCCGAGGAGCAGGCGAAGAACGCCGAGGACGTCGCGAAGCTGGGCAAGGAACTCTACAAGCGCCTGTCGGTCATGGGCGGCCACGCCGCGGCCGTCGGGCGGGCGCTCGACACGGCCGTCGGCAAATACAATCAGTTCGTCGGCTCGCTGGAGAGCCAGGTCATGGTCTCGGCGCGTCGTTTCGAGGACCTGCAAGTGGACCACGAAGGCAAGGACATCGCGGAACTGCCGCCCGTCGAGCAATCGCCCCGGACGCTCAGTCGACCGGAGTTGACGGAAAGCGACCGTCTCAGCCTGACCCGGAGCGACTAG
- a CDS encoding SPFH domain-containing protein, which produces MTNAFGNIPRLPTGGGSKVGRTIGMVVLILVLIVVGVGAVSSCSVTVESGYMGIKTTKFGPNPGVQRAELGPGFHWEGIGEKIRTYQTLQRTYSYTREPNSDGRENEEITFSDVLGLPMTADVALTFRVREDKAADLYATWRQEYDAFIDGPLRTSVRAAIARETEKLPVACNAQQSAQAEIQPVVVPGGQPVAAGTPDSDDCPGQLIGPGRQIVLQKAMQALQREWTPQGLEIIRMEWVGSIRYPESVLAAIQSRTTAEQNTRAALERVNLERANAEARIAQARGQAEANRLLAESIRSNPEVVRLREIERTLGICPLSADTCVVGSDINVSALIASRDGVAANNR; this is translated from the coding sequence GTGACCAATGCGTTCGGCAACATCCCCCGTCTGCCCACCGGCGGCGGATCGAAGGTGGGACGGACCATCGGCATGGTCGTCCTGATCCTGGTGCTGATCGTGGTCGGCGTCGGCGCCGTCTCGTCGTGCAGCGTCACGGTCGAGAGCGGTTATATGGGCATCAAGACCACCAAATTCGGGCCCAACCCCGGCGTTCAGCGCGCCGAACTCGGGCCGGGCTTCCACTGGGAAGGCATCGGCGAGAAGATCCGCACCTACCAGACGCTCCAGCGCACCTACAGCTATACGCGCGAGCCCAACTCCGACGGTCGTGAAAACGAGGAGATCACCTTCTCCGACGTGCTGGGCCTGCCCATGACCGCCGACGTCGCCCTGACCTTCCGCGTGCGTGAGGACAAGGCCGCCGACCTGTATGCGACCTGGCGTCAGGAGTACGACGCCTTCATCGACGGCCCGCTGCGCACCTCGGTCCGGGCCGCCATCGCCCGTGAGACGGAAAAGCTGCCGGTCGCCTGCAACGCACAGCAGTCGGCGCAGGCCGAGATCCAGCCCGTCGTCGTTCCGGGCGGCCAGCCGGTCGCCGCGGGCACGCCCGACAGCGACGACTGCCCCGGCCAGTTGATCGGCCCCGGTCGCCAGATCGTGCTGCAGAAGGCCATGCAGGCCCTGCAACGTGAATGGACGCCACAGGGTCTGGAGATCATCCGCATGGAGTGGGTCGGCTCGATCCGTTACCCGGAAAGCGTTCTGGCCGCGATCCAGTCGCGCACCACCGCCGAGCAGAACACCCGCGCCGCGCTCGAGCGCGTGAACCTCGAACGCGCCAACGCCGAGGCCCGCATCGCCCAGGCGCGCGGTCAGGCCGAGGCCAACCGTCTGCTGGCCGAATCCATTCGCTCCAACCCCGAGGTCGTGCGCCTGCGCGAGATCGAGCGCACCCTCGGCATCTGCCCGCTCAGCGCGGACACCTGCGTGGTCGGCTCCGACATCAACGTCTCGGCCCTGATCGCCTCTCGCGACGGGGTGGCGGCCAACAACCGCTGA
- the recR gene encoding recombination mediator RecR, whose translation MAASAGPEIERLISLLSKLPGMGPRSARRAALALLKKREQLLVPLAASLAETAEKVVSCSVCGAPDTRDPCSICSDGARDNGLICVVEEAGALWAMERSGAFRGKYHVLGGLLSALDGVGPEALRIAELVGRVRGGEAREVVMALPATVDGQTTAHYIAERLAGSGVEITSLARGVPVGGELDWLDDGTIVQALRARRPA comes from the coding sequence ATGGCCGCCTCCGCCGGACCTGAAATCGAACGCCTGATCAGCCTGCTGTCCAAACTGCCGGGCATGGGACCGCGTTCGGCCCGCCGCGCGGCGCTGGCCCTGCTGAAGAAGCGCGAGCAGCTTCTGGTCCCGCTGGCCGCCTCGCTGGCCGAGACGGCGGAGAAGGTCGTCTCGTGCAGCGTGTGCGGCGCGCCGGACACCCGCGATCCCTGCTCCATCTGCTCCGACGGCGCCCGTGACAACGGCCTGATCTGCGTGGTCGAGGAGGCCGGCGCGCTTTGGGCCATGGAACGATCCGGCGCCTTCCGGGGCAAGTATCATGTGCTGGGCGGCCTGTTGTCCGCGCTGGACGGCGTCGGTCCCGAGGCCCTGCGCATCGCCGAACTGGTCGGACGGGTGCGCGGCGGTGAGGCGAGGGAGGTCGTCATGGCCCTGCCCGCCACCGTCGACGGCCAGACCACGGCCCACTACATCGCCGAACGCCTCGCCGGGTCCGGCGTGGAGATCACCAGTCTCGCGCGCGGCGTCCCCGTCGGCGGCGAACTGGACTGGCTGGACGACGGCACCATCGTTCAGGCCCTGCGGGCCCGCCGCCCGGCCTGA